A genomic stretch from Pseudomonas sp. MUP55 includes:
- a CDS encoding DUF927 domain-containing protein — protein MTQRTGNTSKRPSFADVKNAALKNIDRVLAHWLPNGKRVDGGKEYTAPNPTRTDKRAGSLKVNLSKGTWADFATGDKGGDLIDLVRYIDGGTDVEACKKLADLLNVSAGSATTKSAPAKSATPEWIATQPIPAEAMNKCPTKHRQHGVPSKVWIYRDAQGQPVMALYRFDLGPDEEGKPRKVFAPLTWCKRSDGQTTQWRWQGLPEPRPLLHLDELEQRADAPVVLCEGEKAADAAAELMPDHVATCWPNGSNSWHKADLTPLKGRTVVLWPDNDASGKTCMDAIELKLIELGVASVQRVSLDVFKLKPSSKGGKPTLIKGGKWADGDDAADALAKGWTPAHVAELVRSGEFFGGAAEPTEPQQPKAEAPAKRPAKSKKNDLLPGGFRLTPEGVFYSGDDGEERPVCSPLEIIARTRDDKGHNWGLLVEFDDPDGAKKRWNIPARTMTGDFGKDVLGPLVDMGLRLAGSRSGRNARNDLQSYLGGFDSSQRARLVTRLGWHDNAFLLPEQQIGSHAEHLHFYEAGAQLPPISEAGSLEQWQQQIGALCVGNHRLAFVVSVAFAGPLLNLLGHESGGFHLYGDSSGGKTTHLQVAASVYGGPRLVRSWRSTDNALESIAAAHSDGLLVLDEIGMCDPRIIGETVYMLGNGTGKARANDRGQAGRQVQEWRLLFLSTGEKTLAQHMADANKELKAGMEVRMLAVPADASKGLGMFDVLNGFEDAAALSDALKARVAKYYGTPLTAFLHALCAPGEMLRWTVIIRRTVEQFITQNLPASASGQAQRAALRFGLAAAAGELATAFGVTGWPDGTATTAARVCLHAWLAERGGAGNFEGDAILARLRQVIERFGESRFTRWESAAAKIDEHGPRTIDRLGFRKTMEHGMGDALHTTNTYYVLPEAWRSEIFRGMNLSAVNKELLRRGVLEPGKDGKASTAVRLPGLGLQRCYVVVAVPEQGDHSAQAA, from the coding sequence ATGACTCAGCGCACCGGCAACACCTCAAAACGCCCCAGCTTTGCCGACGTAAAAAATGCCGCCCTGAAGAACATCGACCGTGTGCTTGCTCACTGGCTGCCGAACGGCAAACGCGTCGACGGCGGAAAGGAATACACAGCACCTAATCCGACGCGTACAGACAAACGTGCAGGCTCACTCAAGGTCAATTTGAGCAAAGGCACCTGGGCGGATTTTGCCACCGGCGATAAGGGCGGAGACCTGATCGATTTGGTGCGCTACATCGACGGCGGCACGGACGTTGAAGCCTGCAAAAAACTGGCGGATCTGCTCAACGTCTCCGCTGGTTCCGCGACCACCAAAAGCGCACCGGCCAAAAGCGCAACGCCGGAGTGGATCGCGACTCAACCGATCCCGGCCGAGGCCATGAACAAATGTCCAACCAAACACCGACAACACGGTGTTCCGTCCAAAGTGTGGATCTATCGCGATGCTCAGGGTCAGCCAGTCATGGCGCTGTATCGCTTCGACCTGGGCCCAGATGAAGAAGGAAAACCGAGGAAGGTCTTTGCACCGCTGACCTGGTGCAAGCGCTCCGATGGGCAAACCACACAATGGCGCTGGCAAGGGTTGCCGGAACCTCGGCCATTGCTGCACCTGGATGAGCTGGAACAGCGGGCCGATGCGCCTGTGGTGCTATGTGAAGGCGAGAAGGCTGCTGATGCCGCCGCTGAACTGATGCCCGACCATGTAGCCACGTGCTGGCCGAACGGCTCCAACTCTTGGCACAAGGCCGACCTGACGCCACTCAAAGGGCGCACGGTGGTGCTATGGCCGGATAACGATGCCAGCGGCAAGACCTGCATGGACGCCATCGAGCTCAAGTTGATTGAGCTGGGCGTCGCTTCGGTACAACGAGTCTCGCTCGACGTGTTCAAGCTCAAGCCCAGCAGCAAAGGCGGAAAGCCCACGCTCATCAAGGGTGGAAAATGGGCAGACGGCGACGATGCAGCGGATGCGTTAGCCAAAGGCTGGACACCTGCCCACGTCGCCGAGCTGGTGCGCAGCGGTGAGTTTTTCGGCGGTGCCGCTGAGCCAACTGAACCTCAACAACCGAAGGCCGAGGCTCCCGCCAAACGTCCTGCGAAATCAAAAAAAAATGACCTGTTGCCGGGCGGCTTTCGCCTGACGCCAGAGGGGGTGTTTTATTCCGGCGACGATGGTGAGGAACGCCCCGTGTGCTCGCCTCTGGAAATCATCGCCCGTACTCGCGATGACAAGGGCCACAACTGGGGTTTATTGGTCGAGTTCGATGATCCGGACGGCGCCAAAAAACGCTGGAATATTCCAGCCCGGACCATGACCGGCGACTTCGGCAAGGACGTACTCGGCCCGCTGGTGGACATGGGGCTACGCCTTGCCGGAAGCCGATCAGGACGCAATGCCCGTAATGACCTGCAGAGCTATCTCGGCGGCTTCGACAGCTCCCAGCGCGCACGCTTGGTGACGCGCTTGGGTTGGCACGACAACGCGTTCCTATTGCCCGAACAACAGATTGGCTCGCACGCCGAACACCTGCATTTTTATGAGGCCGGTGCGCAGTTGCCACCGATCAGCGAGGCGGGCTCTCTGGAGCAGTGGCAGCAGCAAATCGGCGCGCTGTGCGTTGGTAACCATCGCTTGGCGTTTGTCGTCTCTGTGGCCTTTGCAGGGCCTCTGCTCAACCTGCTCGGGCATGAGTCGGGCGGCTTCCATCTCTATGGCGACAGTTCCGGGGGCAAGACTACCCACTTGCAGGTCGCTGCCTCGGTTTATGGCGGACCGCGTCTGGTGCGTTCGTGGCGCTCGACAGATAACGCCTTGGAGTCCATCGCCGCTGCGCACTCAGACGGCCTCCTGGTGCTGGATGAAATTGGCATGTGTGACCCACGCATTATTGGCGAGACGGTTTACATGCTCGGTAACGGCACCGGTAAGGCCCGGGCGAATGATCGAGGACAAGCGGGCCGACAGGTACAGGAGTGGCGCTTGCTGTTTCTCTCGACCGGCGAGAAGACATTGGCGCAGCACATGGCGGACGCCAACAAGGAGCTGAAAGCGGGCATGGAGGTGCGCATGCTTGCGGTGCCAGCGGATGCCAGCAAGGGCCTCGGCATGTTCGATGTGCTGAACGGTTTTGAGGATGCAGCCGCCCTCTCCGATGCGCTCAAGGCCCGTGTAGCTAAATACTACGGCACACCCCTCACCGCCTTCCTGCACGCACTGTGCGCGCCAGGAGAAATGCTCAGATGGACGGTGATCATTCGCCGCACGGTGGAGCAGTTCATCACCCAAAACCTACCCGCATCGGCCAGTGGGCAAGCCCAACGTGCCGCCCTGCGCTTTGGCCTCGCAGCAGCGGCCGGAGAGTTGGCCACCGCTTTCGGCGTCACTGGCTGGCCCGATGGCACGGCCACGACCGCCGCACGGGTGTGTCTGCATGCGTGGCTCGCCGAGCGTGGCGGCGCCGGTAACTTCGAGGGTGACGCGATCCTGGCTCGACTGCGCCAGGTCATCGAACGCTTCGGAGAAAGCCGCTTTACCCGCTGGGAATCTGCTGCCGCAAAGATCGATGAACACGGCCCACGCACGATTGATCGGTTGGGCTTTCGCAAGACGATGGAACACGGCATGGGCGATGCCCTGCACACCACCAACACCTACTACGTGCTGCCGGAAGCATGGCGCTCCGAAATCTTCCGAGGCATGAACCTGAGTGCGGTCAACAAAGAGCTTTTGCGAAGGGGTGTTCTAGAGCCTGGAAAGGACGGCAAAGCCTCAACCGCAGTGCGACTACCCGGACTGGGCTTGCAGCGCTGCTATGTGGTTGTCGCAGTGCCAGAGCAAGGTGATCACAGCGCCCAGGCGGCCTAA
- a CDS encoding DUF3077 domain-containing protein produces the protein MTHSSTRGRSEFSPANGNGQNLFRVNAGIPLEDALEAVSQILHHANQLILDAAISDAGERFSWPAFYLGEMAKALIDDVNEALLESRTAP, from the coding sequence GTGACCCACTCCAGCACGCGTGGCCGCTCCGAGTTTTCTCCTGCCAACGGTAACGGCCAAAACCTGTTTCGGGTGAATGCCGGTATCCCGCTGGAAGACGCGCTTGAAGCCGTCTCCCAGATTCTGCACCACGCCAATCAACTGATCCTCGACGCCGCCATCAGCGATGCGGGCGAGCGTTTTAGTTGGCCTGCGTTCTACCTCGGCGAGATGGCCAAAGCGCTGATCGACGACGTGAACGAGGCGTTGCTTGAGTCGAGGACAGCACCATGA
- a CDS encoding helix-turn-helix transcriptional regulator, with the protein MKAPITEIPRFNSTTPSPIFDASSTLIRMPEVERIVGMKRSTIYKLMQRTDSGFPLPVKLSNSNARGAPVAWVLSEIQTWARSRIDARDQVAA; encoded by the coding sequence ATGAAAGCCCCTATCACCGAAATTCCCCGCTTTAACTCAACCACACCAAGCCCAATCTTTGACGCTTCGTCGACATTGATCCGTATGCCCGAGGTCGAGCGGATCGTGGGCATGAAGCGTTCCACCATCTACAAACTCATGCAGCGCACCGATAGCGGCTTTCCCCTGCCCGTCAAATTGAGCAACAGCAACGCACGCGGTGCGCCCGTAGCCTGGGTTTTATCTGAAATCCAAACATGGGCACGAAGCCGCATAGATGCTCGCGACCAGGTGGCTGCATGA